Proteins found in one Aquibium microcysteis genomic segment:
- a CDS encoding GntR family transcriptional regulator: MAQKILTLATERGMVSGERLVEQSIATLCSVSRTPVRKALQVLAEQGLVAADAEGGYRLAIDPAMVPALDLEPGAQAEDEVHAAILRDLAAGRIEEAQTVAALQRRYGEGRLAVQNALLRLSEDGLAERGAGQQWLLKQFAISSDAAAASYEFRLATEPLALTMPNFRRDATAILSLRQSMLALRRMDEDGFNRKLFDRTDFDFHLLVARNCGNPFMAEALANHHRRRRAAPSGHVSTWRLMQSNMEHLQMLEHIERGQMNLAADLMRVHIQLSQSQRPRLAGRGVPSAFKMVAR, encoded by the coding sequence TTGGCGCAAAAAATACTGACCCTCGCCACGGAGCGCGGCATGGTGTCGGGCGAGCGTCTCGTCGAGCAGTCGATCGCCACGCTGTGCAGCGTCTCGCGCACGCCCGTCCGCAAGGCGCTCCAGGTGCTGGCGGAGCAGGGGCTCGTGGCGGCCGACGCCGAGGGCGGCTACCGGTTGGCGATCGATCCGGCGATGGTGCCGGCCCTCGACCTGGAGCCGGGCGCCCAGGCGGAGGACGAGGTCCATGCCGCCATCCTGCGCGACCTTGCGGCCGGCCGCATCGAGGAGGCCCAGACGGTGGCCGCCTTGCAGCGGCGCTACGGGGAGGGGCGCCTGGCGGTGCAGAACGCGCTGCTCAGGCTCTCCGAGGACGGGCTCGCCGAACGCGGCGCCGGCCAGCAATGGCTTTTGAAGCAGTTCGCGATCAGTTCGGACGCGGCCGCGGCGAGCTACGAGTTCCGTCTCGCCACCGAACCGCTGGCGCTGACCATGCCGAACTTCCGCCGCGACGCGACCGCCATCCTGTCGCTGCGCCAGTCGATGCTGGCCTTGCGGCGGATGGACGAGGACGGCTTCAACCGGAAACTCTTCGATCGCACCGATTTCGACTTCCACCTGCTGGTGGCCAGGAACTGCGGCAATCCCTTCATGGCCGAGGCGCTGGCCAACCACCACCGCCGCCGCCGCGCCGCACCGTCCGGCCACGTCTCCACCTGGCGGCTGATGCAGTCGAACATGGAGCATCTCCAGATGCTGGAGCATATCGAGCGCGGCCAGATGAACCTTGCTGCCGATCTGATGCGGGTGCATATCCAGCTCTCGCAGTCGCAGCGGCCGCGCCTGGCCGGCCGGGGCGTTCCGTCCGCCTTCAAGATGGTCGCGCGCTGA
- a CDS encoding cupin domain-containing protein: MTATPLMRKPLEQTDLKDWGVIPTMIEGESRTSGVLIHKGPEGRSECGLWVCTPGKWECHVTRDEFCHFLEGRCTYVHESGEVIEITPDTAAFFPQDWKGVCTVHETVKKVYMIR, encoded by the coding sequence ATGACCGCGACACCGCTGATGCGCAAGCCGCTCGAGCAGACGGACCTCAAGGACTGGGGCGTGATCCCGACGATGATCGAGGGCGAAAGCCGCACCTCGGGCGTGCTCATCCACAAGGGGCCCGAGGGCCGGTCGGAATGCGGGCTCTGGGTCTGCACGCCCGGCAAATGGGAATGCCACGTCACCCGCGACGAGTTCTGCCACTTCCTCGAAGGCCGCTGCACCTATGTGCATGAATCCGGCGAGGTGATCGAGATCACGCCCGACACGGCCGCCTTCTTCCCGCAGGACTGGAAGGGCGTCTGCACCGTCCACGAGACGGTGAAGAAGGTCTACATGATCCGCTGA
- a CDS encoding saccharopine dehydrogenase family protein, protein MIITLLGGAGYMGAGIVRDLVSDRAIIDITRVRVCDASREKMQALADDLGDPRIELVDLDVATPDALQAAIAGSNICINCVPTLLGYQMRIFEAALAARVPYVDLGGLGTYTVKQMAEHERFRAAGVTAVIGAGADPGMSNVICRAVADELDAIDSIRLYWAAELVGAENPVLVPPYSVSTVLAEYAHESTQFYDGRHVTCPPMSGREFLDLPEPWGRCEFMHSPHSEQLTVPLADGIRDKGIKEFSWKLHLPHREHEAWVGLVKAGFGDFDRPVEIGGQTIRPLDVLNKVIERNMRENAEAIPEQDSHEIHFAIGKGRKDGRETTVTVEVIVKPDPLYKPYVDACTSMNGSIAAQLILSQPMRPGVFAPEAYFDVPTYFRELEKRRFTIAKRVE, encoded by the coding sequence ATGATCATCACGCTCCTCGGCGGCGCCGGCTACATGGGCGCCGGCATCGTCCGCGACCTCGTCTCGGACCGCGCCATCATCGACATCACCCGGGTGCGCGTCTGCGACGCCTCGCGCGAGAAGATGCAGGCGCTGGCCGACGACCTCGGCGATCCGCGCATCGAACTCGTCGATCTCGACGTGGCGACGCCCGACGCGTTGCAGGCCGCCATCGCCGGGTCGAACATCTGCATCAACTGCGTGCCGACCCTGCTCGGCTACCAGATGCGCATCTTCGAGGCGGCGCTGGCCGCGCGGGTGCCCTATGTCGATCTCGGCGGGCTCGGAACCTACACCGTCAAGCAGATGGCCGAGCACGAGCGCTTCCGGGCGGCGGGCGTGACGGCGGTGATCGGCGCGGGCGCGGATCCCGGCATGTCGAACGTGATCTGCCGCGCGGTGGCCGACGAACTCGACGCGATCGATTCCATCCGGCTCTACTGGGCGGCGGAGCTGGTGGGCGCCGAGAACCCGGTGCTCGTGCCGCCCTACAGCGTCTCCACCGTGCTCGCCGAATACGCGCACGAGAGCACCCAGTTCTACGATGGCCGCCACGTCACCTGCCCGCCGATGAGCGGCCGCGAGTTCCTCGACCTGCCCGAGCCCTGGGGCCGGTGCGAGTTCATGCACTCGCCGCATTCCGAGCAGCTCACCGTGCCCCTGGCCGACGGCATCCGGGACAAGGGAATCAAGGAGTTCTCCTGGAAACTGCACCTTCCGCACCGTGAGCACGAGGCCTGGGTCGGCCTGGTGAAGGCCGGCTTCGGCGATTTCGACCGGCCGGTGGAGATCGGCGGCCAGACGATCCGTCCGCTCGACGTGCTGAACAAGGTGATCGAGCGTAACATGCGCGAGAATGCCGAAGCCATCCCTGAGCAGGACAGCCACGAGATCCACTTCGCCATCGGCAAGGGCCGCAAGGACGGCAGGGAGACGACCGTCACCGTGGAGGTGATCGTGAAGCCGGATCCCCTCTACAAGCCCTATGTCGACGCCTGCACCTCCATGAACGGCTCGATCGCCGCGCAGCTGATCCTGTCGCAGCCGATGCGGCCGGGCGTCTTCGCGCCGGAGGCCTATTTCGACGTTCCGACCTATTTCCGGGAGCTGGAGAAGCGCAGGTTCACCATCGCCAAGCGGGTGGAATAA
- a CDS encoding cupin domain-containing protein: MAATLTSSAPHIHGATTFADLVDWGVQPDAIEGASASSGRLLFKGPNNQPETGIWVCTPGRWRLSIPRDEFCHFVSGKAVYRSDDGETIEIGPGTAVMFPAGWTGECTVIETMRNIYMLA, from the coding sequence GTGGCCGCGACGCTGACATCCAGCGCGCCGCATATCCACGGCGCGACGACCTTTGCCGATCTCGTCGACTGGGGCGTCCAGCCGGACGCGATCGAAGGCGCCTCGGCCTCGTCGGGGCGGCTGCTGTTCAAGGGGCCGAACAACCAGCCGGAGACCGGCATCTGGGTCTGCACGCCCGGGCGCTGGCGGCTGTCGATCCCGCGCGACGAGTTCTGCCACTTCGTCTCGGGCAAGGCGGTCTACCGCTCCGACGACGGCGAGACCATCGAGATCGGTCCCGGCACGGCGGTGATGTTTCCCGCCGGCTGGACGGGCGAATGCACGGTCATCGAGACCATGCGCAACATCTACATGCTGGCCTGA
- a CDS encoding polyamine ABC transporter substrate-binding protein — protein sequence MTATRRSVSRGWAVRLATAAAMLGLAQGASAADLVISNWDGYMAPDIAETFKAATGLEVEIVNHATNEEIMGKLMASQGKGYDVVFVSSPFAEILNKQGLLAQIDKAAVPNLANLYPEAAALAYDPGTSFAVPYAWGTTGLCYRSDLVDGTPDSWMAMLKPADALKGKITMLATDRWLMGAGLLATGASVNESDPAKIDAAKDLLIEAKKTLLAYDDTTFYSKLVSGEASLVQAWDGWCNYGIAENADIKFVVPSEGSDLWVDTMVVMKNGENTANAMKFLNFVLDAENHAWAAENILYKVPNKAAMESLDPALAQQYPNMGMTPAELTGYELLRDLGDAQKLYSRAVSEIKAAN from the coding sequence GTGACAGCGACCAGAAGGTCCGTATCCAGGGGCTGGGCCGTCCGCCTGGCAACCGCCGCAGCCATGCTCGGCCTCGCGCAGGGCGCGTCGGCGGCCGACCTCGTCATCTCGAACTGGGATGGCTACATGGCGCCCGACATCGCCGAGACCTTCAAGGCGGCGACCGGTCTCGAGGTCGAGATCGTCAATCACGCCACCAACGAAGAGATCATGGGCAAGCTCATGGCGAGCCAGGGCAAGGGCTACGACGTGGTCTTCGTCTCCTCCCCCTTCGCCGAGATCCTGAACAAGCAGGGGCTGCTGGCCCAGATCGACAAGGCCGCCGTGCCGAACCTCGCCAACCTCTATCCGGAGGCCGCCGCGCTCGCCTACGACCCCGGCACCAGTTTCGCCGTGCCTTACGCCTGGGGCACCACCGGCCTCTGCTACCGCTCCGACCTCGTCGATGGCACGCCCGACAGCTGGATGGCGATGCTGAAGCCCGCCGACGCGCTGAAGGGCAAGATCACGATGCTGGCGACCGACCGCTGGCTGATGGGCGCCGGCCTGCTCGCCACCGGCGCATCGGTCAACGAGAGCGATCCGGCGAAGATCGATGCGGCGAAAGACCTTCTGATCGAGGCCAAGAAGACCCTGCTCGCCTATGACGACACGACTTTCTATTCCAAGCTCGTTTCGGGCGAAGCCTCGCTCGTCCAGGCCTGGGACGGCTGGTGCAACTACGGCATCGCCGAGAATGCCGACATCAAGTTCGTGGTGCCGTCGGAGGGATCCGATCTCTGGGTCGACACGATGGTGGTGATGAAGAACGGCGAGAACACCGCCAACGCGATGAAATTCCTCAACTTCGTGCTCGACGCGGAGAACCACGCCTGGGCGGCGGAGAACATTCTCTACAAGGTGCCGAACAAGGCGGCGATGGAAAGCCTCGATCCCGCGCTGGCGCAGCAATACCCGAACATGGGCATGACGCCGGCCGAACTGACCGGTTACGAACTGCTGCGCGACCTGGGCGACGCGCAGAAGCTCTATTCGCGCGCCGTGAGCGAGATCAAGGCCGCGAACTGA
- a CDS encoding nucleotide disphospho-sugar-binding domain-containing protein — translation MSKTIAFFPEAAFGPALNSVGIAQAVQALGHKAVFLSDPGFVAVYQGYGFEAHPVALSEPMPPEKMAKFWEDFINGHIPNFRKSPYEQIDTYVKDCWTAIVDSAKWAQKDLPGVLDRIRPDLICVDNVILFPAIKQYGKPWVRIISCSENEIEDPKIPPHLSGCGATDFACHDAYRARFNDVIKPIHDDFNAFLASTGEAPYPLGQFFEASPTMNLLLYPEAVKFERAHPLDPKQFQYLEGCVRSEKPYEVPTFAEKNDKPLVYVSFGSLGAGDTELLKRIIATIGTLPYRALVNVGDYKASYEDVPGNVVIESWFPQPSVIPQVDAVIHHGGNNSFTECLYFGKPAIIMPYVWDGHDNATRVDETGHGFKMPRYDWTDADLAAKLDACVNDAAMKARLAATSAHMQAQNGPKKAAGLLDGILKAGA, via the coding sequence ATGTCGAAGACCATCGCATTCTTTCCCGAAGCGGCCTTCGGGCCGGCGCTCAATTCCGTCGGCATCGCGCAGGCCGTGCAGGCGCTCGGCCACAAGGCCGTCTTCCTGTCCGATCCCGGCTTCGTCGCGGTCTACCAGGGCTACGGCTTCGAGGCGCATCCGGTCGCGCTGTCGGAGCCGATGCCGCCTGAGAAGATGGCGAAGTTCTGGGAGGATTTCATCAACGGCCACATCCCGAACTTCCGCAAGAGCCCCTACGAGCAGATCGACACTTACGTGAAGGACTGCTGGACGGCGATCGTCGACAGCGCCAAATGGGCGCAGAAGGACCTGCCGGGCGTGCTCGACCGCATCAGGCCGGACCTGATCTGCGTCGACAACGTGATCCTGTTCCCCGCGATCAAGCAGTACGGCAAGCCGTGGGTGCGCATCATCTCGTGCTCGGAGAACGAGATCGAGGATCCGAAGATCCCGCCGCATCTGTCGGGCTGCGGGGCAACGGACTTCGCCTGCCACGACGCCTACCGTGCGCGGTTCAACGACGTGATCAAGCCGATCCACGACGACTTCAACGCGTTTCTCGCCTCGACCGGCGAAGCGCCCTACCCGCTCGGCCAGTTCTTCGAAGCCTCGCCGACGATGAACCTGCTGCTCTACCCGGAAGCGGTGAAGTTCGAGCGCGCGCATCCGCTCGATCCGAAGCAGTTCCAGTATCTCGAAGGCTGCGTGCGCAGCGAGAAGCCCTACGAGGTGCCGACCTTCGCCGAGAAGAACGACAAGCCGCTGGTCTACGTCTCCTTCGGCAGCCTGGGCGCGGGCGACACCGAACTCCTGAAGCGCATCATCGCCACGATCGGCACCTTGCCCTACCGGGCGCTGGTGAATGTCGGCGACTACAAGGCCAGCTACGAGGACGTGCCCGGCAACGTGGTGATCGAGAGCTGGTTCCCGCAGCCGTCGGTGATCCCGCAGGTCGACGCGGTGATCCACCACGGCGGCAACAACTCCTTCACCGAGTGCCTCTATTTCGGCAAGCCCGCGATCATCATGCCCTATGTCTGGGACGGGCACGACAACGCCACGCGCGTCGACGAGACCGGCCACGGCTTCAAGATGCCGCGCTACGACTGGACGGACGCCGACCTCGCCGCGAAGCTCGACGCCTGCGTCAACGATGCGGCGATGAAGGCGAGGCTCGCCGCCACGTCGGCGCACATGCAGGCGCAGAACGGGCCGAAGAAGGCCGCCGGCCTCCTCGACGGCATCCTGAAGGCGGGTGCGTGA
- a CDS encoding ABC transporter ATP-binding protein — protein sequence MTDAPATDEPILRIEALSKDFGPVRAVDDVTLDISRNEFFALLGPSGCGKSTLLRMLAGFEMPSAGRILLEGKDISGLKPERRPVNLMFQSYALFPHMSVLRNIAYGLEMERLSKAEIRARVDEIMAVTDLTGFADRKPEQLSGGQKQRVALARALVKRPKVLLLDEPLGALDKKLRERMQLELKRLQHDVGITFIVVTHDQEEALVMADRMAILKDGRLLQCGSPEEVYETPHDRFVANFIGVMNFIEGRIGGDGHFSAKGMRVPVPSLAAGPTVLAIRPEDIAVEHGGDAGIAGRITDIAYHGLDRVLHVAVEACATPLQVRVPARTEAGHAIGEAIRIAIRPDRCKFFPA from the coding sequence ATGACCGACGCGCCTGCCACCGACGAACCGATCCTGCGCATCGAGGCCCTGTCGAAGGATTTCGGCCCGGTGCGCGCCGTCGACGACGTGACGCTCGACATAAGCCGCAACGAGTTCTTCGCGCTGCTCGGGCCGTCCGGCTGCGGCAAGTCCACGCTGCTGCGCATGCTTGCGGGCTTCGAGATGCCCTCCGCCGGGCGCATCCTGCTCGAGGGGAAGGACATTTCGGGCCTGAAGCCGGAGCGCCGGCCGGTCAACCTGATGTTCCAGTCCTATGCGCTCTTCCCGCATATGAGCGTGCTGCGGAACATCGCCTACGGGCTCGAGATGGAGCGGCTATCGAAGGCCGAGATCCGCGCCCGCGTCGACGAGATCATGGCGGTGACGGACCTGACCGGTTTCGCCGACCGCAAGCCGGAGCAGCTTTCGGGCGGGCAGAAGCAGCGCGTCGCGCTGGCGCGGGCGCTGGTCAAGCGGCCGAAGGTGCTGCTTCTCGACGAGCCGCTCGGCGCGCTCGACAAGAAGCTGCGCGAGCGCATGCAGCTCGAGCTCAAGCGCCTGCAGCACGATGTCGGCATCACCTTCATCGTGGTCACGCACGACCAGGAGGAGGCGCTCGTCATGGCCGACCGCATGGCCATCCTGAAGGACGGCAGGCTGCTGCAATGCGGCTCGCCGGAAGAGGTCTACGAGACGCCGCACGACCGCTTCGTCGCCAACTTCATCGGCGTGATGAACTTCATCGAGGGCCGGATCGGCGGCGATGGACATTTCAGCGCAAAGGGCATGCGCGTGCCGGTTCCTTCTCTGGCCGCCGGGCCGACCGTGCTGGCCATCCGGCCGGAGGATATCGCGGTGGAGCATGGCGGCGACGCCGGCATCGCCGGCCGCATCACCGACATCGCCTATCACGGGCTCGACCGCGTGCTGCATGTCGCAGTCGAGGCCTGCGCGACGCCGCTTCAGGTGCGCGTTCCTGCCCGCACGGAGGCCGGCCACGCGATCGGCGAAGCGATTCGTATCGCGATCAGACCCGACCGCTGCAAGTTCTTTCCCGCCTGA
- a CDS encoding ABC transporter permease yields the protein MVAPCLLILGYAFFERGTWGGVVYTFTLENFERVFDPLYARIFLNSARIAATVTLLAILIAYPAAYAISRAPKSRQAILLFFAVLPFWSNYLIRTYAWIVLLNREGLVNSVLRWGGYEGEPLSMLYSEGAVIVGLVYNYLPFVILAIYSSLSRLDMSLVEASRDLGAGPVRTFLRVTLPLTLPGVAAGGVFVFVLSIGNFVTPALLGGGRFQMIGNLVYDQFLTANDWPFGAALGMILIAIMIVLLTLQARATNRAAGTTREAIR from the coding sequence ATGGTCGCGCCATGCCTGCTGATCCTCGGCTATGCCTTCTTCGAACGCGGCACCTGGGGCGGCGTGGTCTATACCTTCACGCTGGAGAATTTCGAGCGCGTCTTCGACCCGCTCTATGCGCGGATCTTCCTCAATTCGGCCCGCATCGCGGCCACGGTGACGCTGCTTGCCATCCTGATCGCCTATCCGGCCGCCTATGCGATCAGCCGCGCCCCGAAATCCCGCCAGGCGATCCTGCTGTTCTTCGCGGTACTGCCGTTCTGGAGCAACTACCTGATCCGCACCTATGCCTGGATCGTGCTTCTGAACCGCGAGGGTCTCGTCAACTCCGTGCTGCGCTGGGGCGGCTACGAGGGCGAGCCGCTGTCGATGCTCTACAGCGAAGGCGCCGTCATCGTCGGGCTCGTCTACAACTACCTGCCTTTCGTCATCCTGGCGATCTATTCCAGCCTGTCGCGGCTCGACATGAGCCTCGTCGAGGCGTCGCGGGACCTCGGCGCCGGACCGGTACGAACCTTCCTGCGCGTGACCCTGCCGTTGACCCTGCCGGGCGTCGCGGCGGGCGGCGTGTTCGTCTTCGTGCTGTCGATCGGCAATTTCGTCACGCCCGCACTGCTCGGCGGCGGCCGGTTCCAGATGATCGGCAACCTCGTCTACGACCAGTTCCTGACCGCCAACGACTGGCCCTTCGGCGCCGCGCTCGGCATGATCCTGATCGCGATCATGATCGTTCTCCTGACGCTCCAGGCGCGCGCCACCAACCGCGCCGCCGGCACGACCCGGGAGGCGATCCGATGA
- the adhP gene encoding alcohol dehydrogenase AdhP, with translation MPKTMKAAVVPALGKPLEIREVPVPEVGPGQILIRVRASGVCHTDLHAAEGDWPVKPTAPFIPGHEGVGEVAALGAGVTHLKEGDRVGAPWLHTACGRCEHCVGGWETLCEGQQNTGYSVDGGYAEFVRADADFVGRLPGNLDWGPAAPVLCAGVTVYKGLKETEAKPGQWVAISGIGGLGHMAVQYAKAMGLKVVAVDVAEEKLALARDLGADMTFNALTQDPAAELQKLMGGVHAALVTAVSNAAFAQAVGMLRRGGFMSLVGLPPGSFPLPIFEIVLKRITVRGSIVGTRNDLAEALAFAGDGRVATHFSWDRLENINAIFDRMRAGQIDGRIVLEI, from the coding sequence CTGCCGAAGACCATGAAGGCCGCGGTCGTTCCCGCGCTCGGAAAGCCTCTGGAAATCCGTGAAGTCCCGGTGCCCGAAGTCGGCCCCGGTCAGATCCTGATCCGCGTGCGCGCCTCGGGCGTCTGCCACACCGACCTGCATGCGGCCGAAGGCGACTGGCCCGTCAAGCCCACCGCGCCCTTCATCCCGGGTCACGAGGGGGTGGGCGAGGTCGCCGCCCTCGGTGCCGGCGTCACCCACCTGAAGGAGGGCGATCGCGTCGGCGCGCCCTGGTTGCACACGGCCTGCGGCCGTTGCGAGCACTGCGTCGGCGGCTGGGAGACGCTGTGCGAAGGCCAGCAGAACACCGGCTATTCGGTCGACGGCGGCTATGCCGAGTTTGTGCGGGCCGACGCCGACTTCGTCGGCCGCCTGCCCGGCAATCTCGACTGGGGTCCGGCCGCCCCGGTGCTCTGCGCCGGCGTCACGGTCTACAAGGGCCTGAAGGAGACCGAGGCGAAGCCCGGCCAGTGGGTGGCGATCTCCGGCATCGGCGGTCTCGGCCACATGGCGGTGCAATATGCCAAGGCGATGGGCCTCAAGGTGGTGGCCGTCGACGTCGCCGAGGAGAAGCTCGCTTTGGCGCGCGACCTCGGCGCCGACATGACATTCAACGCGCTGACTCAGGACCCGGCGGCGGAACTGCAGAAGCTGATGGGCGGCGTGCATGCCGCGCTGGTGACGGCGGTGTCCAACGCCGCTTTCGCGCAGGCGGTCGGCATGCTGCGCCGCGGCGGCTTCATGTCGCTGGTCGGCCTGCCGCCCGGCAGCTTCCCGCTGCCGATCTTCGAGATCGTGCTGAAGCGCATCACCGTGCGCGGCTCGATCGTGGGCACCCGCAACGACCTCGCCGAGGCGCTCGCCTTCGCCGGAGACGGACGCGTCGCCACCCATTTCAGCTGGGACAGGCTGGAGAACATCAACGCGATCTTCGACAGGATGCGCGCCGGCCAGATCGACGGGCGCATCGTGCTCGAAATCTGA
- a CDS encoding aldehyde dehydrogenase family protein — protein MRFTPDKPIHFAGGGYRPSAGQAMPVVDPATLAIVGHIAETGAAEIEAVLAAATTAQKAWAKLDAKSRATILHRIAYRIEATDMRFCAETMSREMGKPYPEAIGEVANCAGAFRYFAEMARDEAGKVAGTTQAGSFQFARYEPLGVSVHIMPFNFPILLMCWTVAASLASGNGCVIKPALATTLSTLIFMEVFADLPDGLIACLPGGVDVAQALIHSPRTHAVAFTGSVAAGRAVAMAAAGEMKPAVIEAGGSDPMIITRHAPLDVAAAGAVTAAFHMSGQVCTSAERFFVVDDVHDAFIERFAAETRRLRVGNGLTKAEIGPLVSKAARDKVIRLVEDAKAKGATAVIGGRIPPDLPVGWFYEPTILTGCTPDMDILKEECFGPVAAVCRVKDFDAAIEMANASEFGLGASVFTTSLEEAMEAAERLEAGMVWVNNPLIDNDALPFGGWKKSGIGRELSRLGLDTFRRSKMVIIDHKPVVQGWWYPYPDDWFHDAGGRKHV, from the coding sequence ATGCGCTTCACGCCCGACAAACCGATTCACTTCGCCGGAGGCGGCTACCGACCCTCGGCCGGCCAGGCGATGCCGGTCGTCGATCCGGCGACGCTGGCCATCGTCGGCCATATCGCCGAGACGGGCGCGGCCGAGATCGAGGCGGTGCTGGCGGCGGCGACGACCGCCCAGAAGGCCTGGGCGAAGCTCGACGCCAAGAGCCGGGCGACGATCCTGCACCGGATCGCCTACCGCATCGAGGCGACGGACATGCGCTTCTGCGCCGAGACAATGTCGCGCGAGATGGGCAAGCCCTATCCGGAGGCGATCGGCGAGGTGGCGAACTGCGCCGGCGCCTTCCGCTACTTCGCCGAGATGGCGCGCGACGAGGCCGGCAAGGTCGCCGGCACGACGCAGGCAGGGTCGTTCCAGTTCGCCCGCTACGAGCCGCTCGGCGTGTCGGTGCACATCATGCCGTTCAACTTCCCGATCCTGCTCATGTGCTGGACGGTGGCGGCGTCGCTCGCCTCGGGCAATGGCTGCGTGATCAAGCCGGCGCTCGCCACCACGCTCTCGACGCTGATCTTCATGGAGGTGTTCGCCGACCTGCCCGACGGGCTGATCGCCTGCCTGCCGGGCGGCGTCGACGTCGCGCAGGCGCTGATTCATTCGCCGCGCACGCATGCCGTGGCCTTCACCGGCTCGGTCGCGGCCGGCCGGGCGGTGGCGATGGCAGCGGCGGGCGAGATGAAGCCCGCGGTGATCGAGGCCGGGGGATCCGATCCGATGATCATCACCAGGCACGCGCCGCTCGACGTCGCGGCGGCGGGTGCTGTGACGGCGGCCTTCCACATGTCGGGCCAGGTCTGCACCTCGGCGGAGCGCTTCTTCGTCGTCGACGACGTGCACGACGCCTTCATCGAGCGCTTCGCGGCGGAGACGCGGCGGCTGCGGGTGGGCAATGGCCTGACGAAGGCAGAGATCGGGCCGCTCGTCTCGAAAGCCGCGCGCGACAAGGTCATCCGCCTCGTCGAGGACGCGAAGGCCAAGGGCGCGACCGCGGTGATCGGCGGCCGCATCCCGCCCGATCTGCCGGTCGGCTGGTTCTACGAGCCCACCATCCTCACCGGCTGCACGCCGGACATGGACATCCTCAAGGAGGAGTGCTTCGGCCCGGTCGCCGCCGTCTGCCGGGTGAAGGATTTCGACGCGGCGATCGAAATGGCCAATGCCAGCGAGTTCGGCCTCGGCGCCTCGGTGTTCACCACCTCGCTCGAAGAGGCGATGGAGGCGGCCGAGCGGTTGGAGGCCGGCATGGTCTGGGTCAACAATCCGCTGATCGACAACGACGCCCTGCCCTTCGGCGGCTGGAAGAAATCGGGCATCGGCCGCGAGTTGTCGCGGCTCGGGCTCGACACCTTCCGTCGCTCGAAGATGGTCATCATCGACCACAAGCCCGTCGTGCAGGGCTGGTGGTACCCCTATCCCGACGACTGGTTCCACGACGCCGGCGGCCGCAAGCACGTCTGA
- a CDS encoding ABC transporter permease, with amino-acid sequence MMGWTRRNAGGRATLVAVFGFLYLPIAVLVGLSFNEAGLPTVWSGFSTRWYGALLGNADILGAAWNTLIVAVFATAIATVLGTLLAIGIETRRRASTGLEALVFAPMVIPDIVLAVALLSFFSRLDVTLGLHTIVLSHVIFDLAFVCSIVRARLKHFDYSIVEASRDLGASPWTTFWRVTFPVLMPAIVAGALLAFTLSIDEFIIAFFTAGAGRSSITLPMQIYSMIRFGITPEINALATIVMSVSAAALLVSQWLNKDQLR; translated from the coding sequence ATGATGGGATGGACGCGCCGGAACGCCGGTGGCCGCGCGACGCTGGTCGCCGTCTTCGGCTTCCTCTATCTGCCGATCGCCGTGCTCGTCGGGCTGTCCTTCAACGAGGCCGGCCTGCCCACCGTCTGGTCGGGCTTCTCGACCAGGTGGTACGGCGCGCTCCTCGGCAATGCCGACATCCTCGGCGCGGCCTGGAACACGCTGATCGTCGCGGTCTTCGCCACCGCGATCGCGACGGTGCTGGGGACGCTGCTGGCCATCGGCATCGAGACGCGGCGGCGCGCGAGCACCGGACTGGAGGCGCTGGTCTTCGCGCCCATGGTGATCCCCGACATCGTGCTCGCCGTGGCGCTGCTCTCCTTCTTCTCGCGGCTCGACGTGACGCTCGGTCTGCACACGATCGTGCTCAGCCACGTCATCTTCGACCTCGCCTTCGTCTGCTCCATCGTGCGGGCAAGGCTCAAGCACTTCGACTATTCGATCGTGGAAGCCTCGCGCGACCTCGGCGCCTCGCCCTGGACGACTTTCTGGCGCGTCACCTTCCCGGTGCTGATGCCGGCGATCGTGGCCGGCGCGCTGCTCGCCTTCACGCTGTCGATCGACGAGTTCATCATCGCCTTCTTCACCGCCGGCGCCGGACGCTCGTCCATCACTCTGCCGATGCAGATCTATTCGATGATCCGTTTCGGCATCACGCCGGAAATCAATGCCCTCGCCACCATCGTCATGAGCGTCAGCGCAGCCGCGCTTCTCGTCTCGCAGTGGCTCAACAAAGACCAGCTGCGATGA